In a single window of the Vitis vinifera cultivar Pinot Noir 40024 chromosome 6, ASM3070453v1 genome:
- the LOC100253575 gene encoding protein S40-7: MSATAPTRLRYRRTPSSDRFLDVFSHPLPRSSLPGPTNPEAGDELHEDEIFWIGGFDDPPNTAPARNPLSRRCGAQGTSGILAALPESERSLGAYGRPMFNQKASSSRMIPAIPKPTVERHVPVSAKYHQSAPVNVPVLSKAVRRAHEINADDIDDGAEGEMLPPHEIVARGSEHSPGLSCSVLEGVGRTLKGRDLRQVRNAVWRQTGFLD, encoded by the coding sequence ATGAGCGCCACCGCACCCACCCGTCTTCGCTACCGCAGAACTCCTTCCTCCGACAGGTTTCTTGACGTCTTCTCCCATCCCCTACCACGCTCCTCCCTTCCTGGACCTACCAATCCCGAGGCCGGCGACGAGCTCCACGAAGACGAAATCTTCTGGATCGGAGGCTTTGATGACCCTCCCAACACTGCCCCTGCTCGGAACCCCCTCTCCAGGCGCTGCGGCGCCCAGGGGACCTCTGGCATCCTTGCAGCATTGCCGGAATCGGAACGGAGCCTAGGTGCCTATGGCCGTCCGATGTTCAACCAGAAGGCGTCGTCTTCCCGGATGATTCCGGCGATTCCGAAGCCGACAGTGGAGCGCCATGTGCCAGTATCCGCGAAGTATCACCAGTCAGCGCCAGTGAACGTTCCGGTGCTGTCGAAGGCGGTGCGAAGGGCGCACGAGATCAACGCTGACGACATCGATGATGGAGCGGAGGGGGAGATGTTGCCGCCGCACGAGATCGTGGCGAGGGGCTCTGAGCACTCGCCAGGACTGTCCTGCTCGGTTCTTGAAGGCGTGGGGAGGACGTTGAAGGGGAGAGATCTGCGTCAGGTTCGCAATGCGGTGTGGCGGCAAACAGGTTTTCTTGATTGA
- the LOC100258720 gene encoding uncharacterized protein LOC100258720, with the protein MALNRVIAPLFFALVLATIDLSTCHVMKGSVTCLDCHRHHDFSGIKVLVKCDRVKKLAMATTEADGSFKTNLPSDTQTSSPPLNCLAKLLGGPNQLYAFRKNTVSKIVKARDDSSYTISTPLSFSTTCPSSVKGAKYGEFGSSKTVDLPLPPEWGLAPSSYYIPFFPIIGIP; encoded by the exons ATGGCACTTAATCGTGTGATTGCACCACTCTTCTTTGCACTGGTTCTTGCAACGATTGACCTCTCGACTTGCCATGTTATGAAGGGCTCCGTCACTTGCCTGGACTGCCACCGCCATCACGACTTCTCAG GCATTAAGGTTTTAGTGAAGTGTGACCGGGTGAAAAAGCTGGCTATGGCAACCACAGAAGCTGATGGCTCCTTTAAGACCAATCTTCCCTCAGACACTCAAACCTCTTCTCCTCCTTTGAACTGCCTTGCTAAACTTCTTGGTGGCCCGAACCAGCTCTATGCCTTCAGGAAAAACACGGTCTCCAAGATTGTGAAGGCCCGAGACGATAGTTCTTACACGATCTCCACTCCCCTTTCCTTTTCCACCACATGTCCTTCATCTGTAAAAGGTGCGAAATATGGGGAGTTTGGGTCATCCAAGACCGTTGATCTACCTCTACCGCCGGAGTGGGGACTAGCACCATCTAGCTACTATATTCCTTTCTTCCCCATCATCGGTATACCGTAA